In Phycisphaerae bacterium, the following proteins share a genomic window:
- a CDS encoding secondary thiamine-phosphate synthase enzyme YjbQ has protein sequence MKIIEKDFHISSKARNQMIDITSQVDSVVEQSGITNGDGVVYCPHTTAAITINENADPSVPHDILLTLSELIPQHQPGYRHSEGNSDAHCKSSLVGCSEQVLIKDGRLNLGTWQGIFFCEFDGPRSRKVFVQIRGE, from the coding sequence ATGAAAATCATCGAAAAAGATTTTCACATAAGCAGCAAGGCCCGCAACCAGATGATTGACATTACCAGCCAAGTTGATTCTGTTGTGGAACAATCCGGCATTACAAATGGTGATGGCGTTGTTTATTGTCCTCATACGACAGCGGCGATAACCATCAATGAAAATGCAGACCCTTCAGTTCCGCACGATATACTTTTGACACTTTCGGAACTCATACCTCAGCATCAGCCGGGCTACCGGCATTCCGAAGGCAATTCTGATGCACATTGCAAAAGCTCTCTGGTCGGCTGCAGCGAACAAGTCCTTATAAAAGACGGGAGACTCAATCTTGGCACATGGCAGGGGATTTTTTTCTGTGAATTCGACGGTCCTCGCAGCAGAAAAGTGTTCGTTCAAATTCGCGGCGAATAG
- the rsfS gene encoding ribosome silencing factor, whose translation MAKKLNSEARDFVLAAARLADERHCSNIVILDLKGKSPATDYFVIATGTSDRQGRSVADEICKAAREQGRQRFGSAGYEQGRWILLDYVDVVIHIFDAEYRDYYDLELLWGDAKRLKWEKPKRSRKTKKTPKK comes from the coding sequence TTGGCAAAGAAGCTAAACTCAGAGGCCCGGGACTTTGTTTTGGCCGCGGCCCGACTGGCGGACGAACGGCACTGCAGCAATATTGTGATTCTGGATTTGAAAGGCAAATCGCCCGCCACCGACTATTTTGTAATCGCAACCGGCACAAGCGACAGGCAGGGGCGCAGCGTTGCTGATGAAATCTGCAAGGCGGCAAGAGAACAGGGAAGGCAGCGTTTCGGCTCGGCCGGTTATGAGCAGGGACGCTGGATATTGCTGGACTATGTCGATGTCGTAATACACATCTTCGATGCCGAATATCGCGATTACTACGATTTGGAACTGCTCTGGGGCGATGCCAAACGGCTGAAATGGGAAAAGCCCAAGCGAAGCAGGAAGACGAAGAAAACGCCTAAAAAATGA
- the accB gene encoding acetyl-CoA carboxylase biotin carboxyl carrier protein — translation MAQKDSDLQKIEELIEIMKQNDLVEVEIKHGEDKVFLKRSQPQSALGKTVVVPMIDPTVSTVPVRPNGIQTSASEAPPSGTQSKEGLVEIKSPLIGTFYATPSPDSKPYVEVGSHVDAQTVVCIVEAMKVMNEIKAETNGTIAEVLVANGQAVEYGQVLFRVKPE, via the coding sequence ATGGCGCAAAAAGATAGCGATTTGCAAAAAATAGAAGAGCTTATTGAAATAATGAAACAAAACGACCTCGTTGAAGTTGAGATAAAGCATGGCGAAGACAAGGTCTTTCTGAAGCGCTCCCAGCCTCAATCGGCATTGGGCAAGACCGTGGTTGTACCTATGATTGACCCGACTGTCTCAACCGTCCCTGTTCGCCCGAATGGAATACAAACTTCAGCGTCTGAGGCCCCGCCTTCCGGCACGCAGTCTAAGGAGGGGTTAGTGGAGATAAAATCGCCTCTTATCGGGACGTTCTATGCGACCCCGAGTCCTGACTCGAAACCTTACGTTGAGGTCGGTTCGCATGTTGATGCGCAAACGGTTGTTTGTATAGTCGAAGCAATGAAAGTAATGAACGAGATAAAGGCCGAAACTAATGGAACGATTGCTGAGGTACTGGTGGCCAACGGTCAGGCTGTTGAATATGGTCAGGTACTTTTTAGGGTCAAACCGGAATAA
- a CDS encoding PP2C family protein-serine/threonine phosphatase, whose translation MEDTKLLSSLEVSKSFTDVLYLANQNYMPSEVKRLLRQKKLSFAVRPLDTFFRIRDRLDLIGTVIIDTVDLGISQQGYLSRIIESLEMNNIGVILLNERMQTPVKSFSLSPAKSSFSMTGSTESVSVDELWVRISLNLAYRKKSSEMAVKPAMPPKQVQRIYKNKLAEQLGTTGALVDNLSEQFRLAGLVQQDFLPAQLPNTDRVRWATTFLPAEWVSGDIYDVVRIDEQHIGFYVADVVGHGIPAALLTIFLKQALVMRETVDSNYHIFSPVEVMKNLNVRLAKQKLSGYQFATCCYALLNTETLQLTYARAGHPYPILIRPNEQPQQLEIRGSLLGIFAKSEYIQQTIQLQPGDKILVYSDGAEPFIGSLDDSNGFNFSEEFCGIKDLPLVEMMDKFSTLLQNLPVAPPEIDDITAVALEIL comes from the coding sequence ATGGAAGACACAAAGTTGCTAAGTTCCCTTGAAGTTTCAAAAAGCTTCACAGACGTTTTATACCTGGCAAATCAGAATTATATGCCGTCTGAAGTGAAGCGGCTTTTGAGACAGAAGAAGCTTTCTTTCGCAGTACGGCCGTTAGATACATTCTTCCGGATACGCGATCGACTTGACCTCATTGGAACCGTCATTATTGATACCGTAGACCTCGGTATCTCACAGCAGGGATACCTTTCACGAATAATCGAATCGCTCGAGATGAATAATATTGGTGTGATTTTGCTCAACGAACGGATGCAAACACCGGTAAAAAGTTTTTCTTTATCGCCGGCAAAGAGCAGTTTCTCTATGACCGGTTCAACCGAGTCAGTTTCCGTAGATGAGTTGTGGGTCAGAATCAGCTTGAATCTGGCTTACCGCAAGAAAAGCTCGGAGATGGCTGTAAAACCTGCGATGCCGCCAAAGCAGGTCCAAAGAATTTACAAAAATAAGCTCGCAGAGCAGCTTGGTACGACCGGTGCTTTGGTTGACAACCTATCCGAGCAGTTTCGTCTGGCTGGCCTTGTTCAACAGGATTTTTTGCCCGCTCAACTGCCCAATACTGACCGGGTGCGATGGGCTACAACCTTTCTGCCGGCTGAGTGGGTCTCGGGCGACATCTACGATGTCGTCCGCATCGACGAGCAGCACATCGGCTTTTATGTAGCTGATGTAGTCGGTCACGGCATACCTGCTGCATTGCTGACGATTTTTCTGAAGCAGGCTCTGGTTATGCGGGAGACCGTTGATAGCAATTACCATATATTCTCACCCGTGGAAGTTATGAAAAATCTCAATGTGCGGCTGGCTAAACAGAAGCTCTCGGGCTACCAGTTTGCAACCTGTTGTTATGCTCTGCTGAATACAGAGACGCTGCAGCTGACCTACGCCAGGGCAGGACATCCCTATCCAATTCTTATAAGGCCCAACGAACAGCCGCAGCAATTGGAAATACGAGGCTCTTTGCTCGGAATTTTTGCGAAATCCGAATATATCCAGCAAACCATACAACTTCAGCCCGGTGATAAAATACTGGTGTACTCCGATGGAGCAGAGCCATTTATCGGTAGTCTCGATGACTCAAACGGTTTTAATTTCAGCGAAGAATTTTGTGGAATAAAAGATTTGCCCCTCGTTGAGATGATGGATAAGTTCAGTACTTTACTACAAAATCTGCCAGTTGCCCCACCCGAAATTGACGATATTACAGCTGTTGCTCTTGAAATACTTTAA
- the argS gene encoding arginine--tRNA ligase, with protein sequence MKPVITILEDRISAAMAAAVNQEDCRAQVCLSTDPKFGDYQVNGVMALAKQLKTNPRKLAEQIVAKLDIGDICEKPEIAGPGFINLRVKPEYVAAGLLEVNKDAKRLGIEKADKPKNIVVDFSGPNIAKQMHVGHLRSTILGDCVCRLLELEDHTVIRQNHIGDWGTQFGMLIAGIYKWWEGALVGKRTGVMPTHLHEFEDLYREAKQEYDTNEEFRSLSRAAIADLHAGDKTWLGRWQVLVKQSKEHYQQLYERLNVTLKEEHVRGESAYREDLPNVVADLKKVGLAKESDGAICVFPEGFKDKEGNPLPVIIQKSDGAYLYATTDLAAIRYRVGELKADKIIYVTDARQQLHFEMVFAVARMAGWVKPETELVHVTFGSVLGENGKPLKTRSGENVKLKELLDEAVERAHKVVNEKNSELSDDEKDKIAKAVGIGAVKYADYSNNRTSDYIFSFDKMLAMEGNTAPYMQYAYARIKSIVRKAPEKGVDVGGERVKLDKLILGESAELDLAKHLVRYSEAIEAAAIDYRPNYLTSYLYELAQKFSVFYTNCPVLVAGSDKTPTRLLLCDLTAKTIRHGLSNLLGIEVVDQM encoded by the coding sequence ATGAAACCGGTTATTACAATACTCGAAGACAGAATCAGCGCCGCTATGGCCGCTGCTGTCAATCAAGAGGATTGCAGGGCGCAGGTTTGTCTCTCCACAGACCCCAAGTTCGGCGATTATCAGGTCAATGGCGTAATGGCGCTGGCAAAGCAGCTCAAGACCAATCCTCGCAAATTAGCCGAGCAAATCGTAGCAAAACTCGATATAGGTGATATTTGCGAAAAGCCGGAAATCGCGGGGCCGGGGTTTATAAATCTGCGAGTAAAACCAGAATATGTTGCCGCGGGCCTTCTGGAAGTAAATAAGGACGCCAAGCGGCTCGGCATAGAAAAAGCCGACAAGCCAAAAAACATTGTCGTTGATTTTTCAGGGCCGAATATTGCCAAGCAAATGCATGTAGGCCATCTGCGAAGCACAATCCTCGGCGACTGTGTCTGCCGATTGCTCGAATTGGAAGACCATACAGTTATCCGCCAAAACCACATCGGCGACTGGGGAACTCAATTCGGAATGCTAATCGCCGGAATCTACAAGTGGTGGGAAGGAGCTCTCGTTGGCAAAAGAACAGGTGTCATGCCAACACATTTACATGAGTTTGAAGACTTGTATAGGGAAGCTAAACAGGAATATGATACTAACGAGGAGTTCCGAAGTCTCTCACGAGCGGCTATAGCAGATCTTCACGCAGGAGACAAAACGTGGCTAGGACGGTGGCAGGTTCTTGTTAAACAATCAAAAGAGCATTATCAACAACTCTATGAACGCCTTAATGTTACGTTAAAGGAAGAACACGTTCGAGGTGAGAGTGCATACAGAGAAGATTTGCCTAATGTTGTTGCTGATTTGAAAAAGGTAGGTTTGGCTAAAGAATCTGATGGCGCTATCTGTGTATTTCCGGAGGGGTTTAAGGACAAAGAAGGAAATCCGCTGCCGGTGATAATTCAAAAATCCGATGGGGCGTATTTGTATGCGACGACGGACTTGGCGGCGATTCGATACAGGGTGGGGGAGTTGAAGGCAGATAAAATTATCTATGTAACCGATGCGCGGCAGCAACTGCATTTTGAAATGGTATTTGCGGTTGCAAGAATGGCAGGGTGGGTGAAGCCGGAGACGGAACTGGTTCACGTTACTTTCGGCAGCGTTTTGGGTGAGAACGGCAAGCCGCTAAAGACACGTTCAGGCGAAAACGTGAAACTAAAAGAACTTTTGGACGAGGCCGTCGAGCGTGCTCATAAGGTTGTTAACGAAAAGAACTCCGAACTATCCGATGACGAAAAAGATAAGATTGCGAAGGCGGTTGGTATTGGGGCGGTGAAGTATGCGGATTACTCGAATAATCGCACGAGCGATTATATCTTTAGTTTTGACAAGATGCTTGCGATGGAAGGCAACACCGCTCCTTATATGCAATATGCTTATGCCCGGATTAAATCTATAGTAAGAAAAGCCCCTGAAAAAGGTGTAGATGTTGGTGGTGAGCGTGTAAAACTGGATAAGTTGATTTTGGGCGAATCTGCCGAGCTGGATTTAGCAAAACATCTGGTCCGTTACAGCGAGGCGATAGAAGCCGCTGCTATTGATTACAGGCCGAATTACTTAACAAGCTATCTATATGAGCTGGCGCAGAAGTTCAGTGTGTTTTATACGAATTGTCCGGTTTTAGTTGCAGGCTCTGACAAAACGCCGACAAGACTATTGCTTTGCGATTTAACGGCCAAAACCATAAGGCATGGCTTAAGTAACCTGCTGGGTATCGAAGTTGTCGATCAGATGTAG
- the accC gene encoding acetyl-CoA carboxylase biotin carboxylase subunit: MFSRILIANRGEIALRIIRACHELGIEAVAVYSEADKDAPYLKLADQAVCIGPAVSAESYLNIPHIISAAEITDAEAIHPGYGFLAENTDFAQICKDCGIVFIGPPVESSRLLGDKAQARLLARQAEVPVVPGSDGILESESEALKLADKIGYPVMIKAAAGGGGRGMRVAHNDISFRSAFGAAQAEAEAAFGNGTVYLEKLILEPRHVEVQVIADNAGNALHFYERDCTIQRRHQKMIEESPCPVLAERDREELCAAALRVIKQAEYANAATVEFILDADKKFYFIEVNRRIQVEHPVTEMVTGRDLIKLQIKVAAGEPIELSQREIKHNGVAIECRINAEDPANNFSPCPGTITKYIPPGGPGVRLDTHVCQGWTVSPSYDSMIAKLIVHQRTRTEAIATMKRALGEFVIEPIKTTIPACMNIISHNLFAKNKIDTGFVERNF; encoded by the coding sequence ATGTTTTCAAGAATCCTTATAGCAAACCGTGGTGAGATAGCGCTGCGTATTATCCGTGCCTGTCATGAGCTTGGCATTGAGGCGGTGGCGGTCTATTCTGAAGCTGATAAAGATGCTCCATACTTGAAGCTTGCTGATCAGGCAGTTTGTATAGGCCCTGCTGTTTCGGCTGAGAGTTATCTTAATATCCCCCATATCATAAGTGCTGCTGAGATTACAGATGCCGAGGCGATTCATCCGGGTTACGGCTTTCTTGCGGAGAATACCGACTTCGCCCAGATTTGCAAGGACTGCGGTATAGTATTTATAGGTCCTCCTGTGGAGTCATCGCGGTTACTCGGTGACAAGGCTCAGGCACGATTGTTAGCACGCCAGGCAGAAGTGCCGGTTGTTCCCGGCTCCGACGGTATTTTAGAAAGCGAGTCGGAGGCCTTAAAGCTGGCGGATAAAATCGGCTACCCTGTAATGATAAAAGCCGCTGCCGGCGGCGGCGGACGAGGTATGAGAGTGGCGCATAATGACATCAGCTTTCGCTCTGCGTTCGGGGCGGCCCAGGCGGAAGCGGAAGCTGCTTTCGGAAATGGAACTGTTTATCTTGAAAAGCTGATACTTGAACCTCGCCACGTTGAAGTGCAGGTGATAGCCGACAACGCTGGAAACGCACTGCACTTTTACGAAAGGGACTGTACCATTCAGCGAAGGCATCAGAAGATGATTGAAGAATCACCTTGCCCCGTTCTCGCTGAACGCGACAGGGAGGAACTTTGTGCTGCCGCTTTGAGAGTTATAAAGCAGGCCGAATATGCTAATGCTGCGACAGTAGAGTTTATCTTGGATGCCGATAAGAAGTTTTACTTCATCGAAGTCAACAGGCGTATTCAGGTCGAGCACCCGGTTACTGAAATGGTTACAGGCCGCGATTTGATTAAGTTGCAGATAAAAGTCGCCGCTGGTGAACCTATAGAATTGAGCCAGCGGGAAATCAAACACAATGGGGTGGCGATTGAGTGCCGGATTAACGCGGAGGACCCGGCGAATAATTTTTCTCCCTGCCCGGGCACAATCACTAAATACATTCCTCCCGGCGGCCCCGGCGTCAGACTTGATACGCACGTATGTCAGGGCTGGACCGTCTCGCCGAGTTATGATTCGATGATTGCAAAACTTATCGTCCATCAGAGAACGCGAACCGAAGCCATCGCCACGATGAAAAGGGCTTTAGGGGAATTTGTCATCGAGCCGATAAAGACCACAATACCAGCTTGTATGAACATTATCTCGCATAACCTTTTTGCCAAAAACAAAATCGACACCGGCTTTGTCGAACGAAACTTCTAA
- a CDS encoding YggS family pyridoxal phosphate-dependent enzyme, translating into MKKISERIKRVKDAINSTCARFGRDTGEVKLVVVTKSADIEAVQEVIRLGFTELGENRVQQLKKVSVQISEYLAAADNVALPKKVNWHMVGHLQRNKVNQVLPVVSLIHSIDTLRLAEEINAFAPKLNLCPKVLLQVNTSDEPQKYGVPVGAATHLAEQIETLPNLKLVGLMTMAPLTRNKDVIRSCFVRARELFIEMRGEKIVGPDFTELSMGMSSDYELAIEEGATILRIGSAIFAG; encoded by the coding sequence ATGAAAAAAATTTCTGAAAGAATAAAACGCGTAAAAGACGCCATTAACTCTACCTGTGCCCGTTTCGGGAGAGACACGGGCGAGGTAAAGCTTGTTGTTGTAACCAAATCCGCTGATATCGAGGCCGTGCAGGAAGTCATTCGTCTGGGCTTTACCGAACTCGGTGAAAATCGTGTCCAGCAATTAAAGAAAGTTTCTGTCCAGATTTCCGAATATTTGGCCGCTGCTGACAACGTTGCTCTGCCGAAAAAAGTCAACTGGCATATGGTAGGACATCTGCAGCGCAATAAGGTTAACCAGGTTCTGCCGGTAGTTTCTCTGATACATTCGATTGATACGCTTCGGCTGGCCGAAGAAATAAACGCTTTTGCGCCGAAACTGAACTTATGCCCTAAAGTGCTTCTGCAGGTAAATACCTCCGACGAACCTCAAAAATATGGCGTTCCGGTAGGGGCAGCGACGCATCTGGCTGAGCAGATAGAGACCCTGCCGAATTTGAAACTGGTCGGCCTGATGACAATGGCACCGTTGACGCGCAACAAGGATGTCATTCGCTCTTGTTTTGTTCGGGCAAGAGAGTTGTTTATCGAGATGCGAGGCGAAAAAATAGTCGGTCCGGATTTTACCGAGCTTAGTATGGGAATGAGTTCAGACTACGAGCTTGCCATTGAAGAGGGCGCAACTATCCTTCGTATCGGCTCGGCAATCTTCGCCGGCTGA